Genomic DNA from Shouchella patagoniensis:
GCGCAAGAGTGCTAGATTCTGTGGAATACATAGGGAATAAATTACCGCATCCGTTTATGCTATTTCTGTACTTAGCAATTGCGGTTACACTTATATCAGCCATTGTAGATTTTATAGGCGTTTCCTTTACCCATCCGGGTACAGGGGAAGAAACTGCGGTACAAAGTCTTTTATCGACAGAGGGCTTAATGTACATGTTGGAATCAATGATTTCAAATTTTATTGGATTTACCCCTCTTGGTCTAGTTTTAACAATGATGCTAGGCATTGGGCTTGCCCAGCAAGTTGGCTTAGTTGAGACATTTATTAAGAGTACGATATTGAAGGCACCAGCAAAACTAGTGACTCTTGCGGTAGTTGGTACAGGAATTATTGGTAATATTGCTTCAGATGCAGCCTTTGTTCTTGTCCCTCCTCTTGGGGCTATGGTGTTTTACGCTCTTGGGCGTCATCCAATTGCTGGCATGGCAGCAGGTTTCGCCGGGGTTGGTGCGGGGTTTACTGCCAACTTTATCATAGCAGGGACAGATGTTCTTTTATCAGGTATATCTACTGAAGTAGTTCGGACAATTGATCCAGAAATGTCTGTACTCGTTACGGACAACTGGTTCTTTATGAGCGCTTCAGTTGTAATGTTGCTACTTATTTGTACTTTTGTGACAGAGCGAATCATTGAACCACGTCTTGGTAAATATAACCCTAAGTATGGGGCGAAAGAGTTTGTGAGCCAAGAGATGGAAACGGTTGGACCAAAAGAAAGTAAAGCTCTAATAATATCTATAATTGTTGGACTTGTTTATATCGGAATTGTTTGTCTGTTTATCGTTCCAGGAAATGGAATATTAAGAGGGGAGAATGGAGAAGTAATTCCATCCCCGTTTTTAAATAATATTGTACCGCTGCTTTTATTCTTATTTCTATCCGTATCGATTGCATACGGAGTTGCCGTCGGTGTTATTAAATCAACGAGGGACATACCTGAAATGATGGCAGAAGCAATTAAAAGTATGGCCGGTTACATTGTGTTAATCTTTGCTGCTGCCCAGTTTATAGCTTATTTTGATTGGAGTAATATTGGTGTATGGATTGCAGTAAGTGGGGCAGAGTTTTTAGAGAGTGTCAATATGACAGGTGTTGGCGTCCTTGTTGGCTTTATTTTATTGACTACTTTATTAAATTTATTTATCTTCAGTGGCTCTGCCCAGTGGGCATTAATGGCTCCGATTTTTATTCCGATGTTTATGCTACTTGATTATCATCCAGCTCTTGTGCAGTTAGCATACCGGATTGGGGACTCATCAACAGGTGTCATTACACCGATGAATCCATACGTTCCAATGGTGCTGGCATTTATGAAGAAATATGATTCACGCGCAGGGTTTGGAACATTATTTTCGGTAATGCTACCATATACACTTATTATTTTAGCGTTTTGGATTATTTTATTTATCGTGTGGACGGGCTTTGAATTGCCAATTGGACCAGGTGTAACAGACTATAAAGGGTAGTAAGGCAATAAAAGGGAGAGATTAACACATGTTTGAACAAGAAGCGAACAAGGTACAAGCACGCATGGTTGAGTGGCGTCGCCATTTGCATAAAAATCCAGAACTGAGTCATGAAGAAGAACACACCCGCACGTTTATTTGCGCGACTTTAGAAAAATTGGGAATTTTATATGAAACGATGGAAACAAGTTATGGAGTCATTGGTGTAATCAGTGGAGAAAAGCCAGGGAAAACAGTTGCCTTAAGAGCTGATATTGATGCCTTACCAATTAAAGAAGTAAATAACGTCTCCTATCGCTCGCAAAAAGAGAGAGTGATGCATGCATGTGGGCATGACGCACATACAGCGATGTTGCTCGGTACTGGAGCGGCTTTACAAGAACGCAAAGAAGAGATTGAAGGAACCATCTTACTTTTATTTCAACCAGCGGAAGAGGATGCACCAATAGGTGGGGCACAAGCGATGATGGAAGATCAAACGTTTTTAAAGTGGAAACCAGACGTGATTTTTGGTCAGCACGTTTGGCCTGATTTGCCAGTAGGACAAATTGGGGTTCGTCCTGGAGCTATGATGGGAAATTCGGATCGTATTACAATTACAGTAAAAGGATCTGGTGGACATGCAAGCATGCCACATCAAACGGTCGATGCGGTGGTTGTGGCAAATCAAATTATCTCTGGATTGCAAACGATTGTGAGCCGCAATATTGATCCATTAAATTCGGCTGTTATTACAATTGGGAAAATAACAGGTGGGGATCGGTATAACATTGTAGCGAGTGAAGTGACGTTGGAAGGGACAGTTCGCACACTTTCACCAGAAGTGCGCTCACAAGTAGAGACAAACATTAAACGCCTTGTTATGCAAGTAGCAGATGGTATGGGAGCTAGTGCTGACATTAACTATCAAAGAGGGTATGCTGCGACTATTAACACACAATCATGGGCGAGTGTGGTAAAGGAGCAAGCGGAAATACTTTTTGGTCCTAATGCTACGCCAAGTGTCAGTCCAAGTCTTGCTGGTGAGGATTTTGGTCGTTTCTTATTGCACTATCCAGGGGCTTATTTTTGGCTTGGAACGGCGATTGCCGAACGAGATGTACAGCGTCCACTTCACGATCCTGCTTTTGATATTGATGAGAAAGCAATGGAATATGGAATGAATTTAATGGCTACAATCGCTGTTGAGTCGTTGCAAAAGCTAAATAAGGGAGCGAAGGTAAATGGCTAATTGGATTGATGAATGGATTAAAAAGAAAGAAAGTAAGATCCAAACATGGCGTCGTCATCTCCATCAGAGAGCAGAAGTTGGATTTTGTGAATATGAAACAACGCATTACATCGTCGAACAATTAAATGGGCTTGGGTTCACACTCTATACAGGCGAAAATGTAATGGATAAAGAGGCACGGTTTGGGGTGCCGAGTGAACAAACGCTTGCTACGCACGAAGAACGAGCGCTTACAAATGGTGTACCAAAAGAATTTCTTGAAGAAATCAAAGGTGGATTTACGGGTGTTATTGCCGTACTAGATACGGGAAGACAGGGCAAACATGCAGCAATGCGTTTTGATATTGATGCCTTGCCAATTGAAGAGGCTGAAGAAGAAACCCATCTCCCTGCAAAACTTGGCTTTCGTTCCACTCATGCTGGAATGATGCACGCATGTGGCCATGATGGACACACTGCAATTGGAATTGCTATTGCTCATTTCATAAGTGAACATTGCAATCAGTTGAACGGTCGTTTTACCCTCATATTTCAACCAGCAGAAGAAGGAAGCCGCGGAGCAAACGCGATTGTTCAAAAAGGCTGGTTAGATAACGTTGATGTTTTTTGGAGTGGCCATCTAGGTATTAAACCGTTGCCAGTCGGGACACTGGTCTCTGGCGCTACAGACATTTTGGCGACAACAAAAATCGATGTAGAATTAAGTGGACAAACGGCTCATGCAGGAATGAGTCCACATGAAGGGAAAAATACACTTGTTGCTGCTTCTTCATTAGTACTCGGTCTGCATGCGATTGCTCCTCATGGAGATGGAACAACACGGATTAATGTTGGTTATATGGAGTCAGGTAGTGGACGAAATATTATACCTGGTCATGCGTTCCTTCAGTTAGAGACGCGTGGGTCTTCAACGCGTGAAAATCAATACATGAAACAAGAGGCGTTTAGAAGGATTGAGGGTGCTGCGCAAATGCATGGAGTATCAGCACAGATTGATATTGTCGGTGAAGGACTAGCTGCAAATACTGATCATATGTGGCTTACGGCGATTCCTGAAGCGGTCAAAGAAAGCGATTATGTGTCCGCAGTGCAAGACAACTTATCTCTCGGCGGATCTGAAGATGTTACATATATGATGCAACATGTACAAAAAGCAGGAGGAAAAGCAGCATACATGATTTACGGTACACCACTTGCGGCAGGACATCACCACCGTTTGTTTGATTTTGATGAAGCAGCGTTACCTGTTGCAGTCAGTGCATTGGCGCATTTAGTTGATACATTGTAAAATAAAAAGAAACGATCCCAGAGGAAGTGGAGCGTTTCTTTTATGTATAGGTAGGTGAATGAAATGAATATCCGTCTAGGTGTTGTAGGACCTGAAGATTCTGTTTCGCAAATCGTCGAGATTGCAAGTGGGTACCAAAATTTCACTGTTATCCCGATCACATATACACACGTAACGGAGGCACCTGCACTTGTTCAAGCACAAATTGGGATGGTCGATCAATGGTTGTTTTCTGGACAAGCTCCTTATTCAATCTGTATAGAAGCTAACGTCGTTTCTGAAAAAGCAGCTTGGTTTCCGCCTTTGCAAGGCTCGAGTTTGTTAGGTACCTTTCTTGAAGCATTGTATCAATCGGAGGAGAAAGTGTTATCTGTAAGTTTGGATACGATCTCGCCTGAGTATACAAATTGGTTGATTTCAGAGTTTTCGTTGAAATACTTAACAATTGATACATTCTTTTATCCTGGTCATGTTGCCCATGATACGCTTGTTCACTATCATAAAGAAGCCTACGATTCTGGAAAATCAACTCTCGCATTTACGTGTATTCGAGGTGTTTATAAGGCGTTAATCGAATTAGGCGTACCTTGCTATCGAGTAAGGCCAGCTGAACCTGTTATTCGGGAGACGCTTGCCAGAATACAAGACCATGCAAATTATTTATTTTACAAAAAAGCCCAAATAGCAGTAGTTGGAGCTGAGGTGCCTTTTTCATTAAGTGAAAGAAAAGAAATTACGTATTCATACAAATTAAAGCATCAGGAACTTATTGTGCGAAAACGTTTGCTCGAATACGCTGAATCGTTGCAAGGCTCTTTTCTTGAGGTTGGAAATGGTCATTTTGAGATTTATACGACTCGAGGAGAGATTGAAGAACAAGGATGGCCTTATGAGATTATCGAAGATATCAGACAAAGTGCGAAACTTCAATTATTCATTGGAATAGGCTATGGTCGAACAGCAATTGCAGCCGAACGCCATGTACAGATGGCACTGGATTATAGCAAGCAGTCAGGGAATCCTACAATCGTTTTAGTTGATGAGGAGAAGCGAGTAATGGAAGCGGGTCGAGGTGAAGACCCACTTCACTATGCGCAAATGCAGCTTAGTGATGCAGCAACGAAGACAGCGATTAGTCCAGCAGCCATTGCGCGTATCATTGCAAAAGCAAAACAGCAAAATCGAGAGCATTTTTCGTCGTCGGAATTGGCACAATGGCTTCAAAGTACAGAACGAAACGCGCGTCGTATTCTCCAAGAATTGGAACGTGGAGGTGTCATCGAGCAATCGGGTGAAGAACAATCTGGTAAGAGAGGTAGACCGAAGCGAGTGTATCGTTTTATTACTCAAAACTAATCGTTGCTTAGGAAAAAAGAAGTGGGGAGGGTTTAATCGTGCTCATTAGTCAACAAAAAATCGAAATTCGAGTCCTTCGTAAACGTGATAAGCATATTCTAGCAAGATGGTTAACGGATCCAACTATTCTTAAGTATTACGATGGAAGAGATAACCCTTCTTCCTTAGAACGAGTGCGTACGAGGTTTTATAAAAAAGAAGATCGTGTCACGCGTTGCATTGTCGAGTATGAGCATGTGCCGATTGGCTATATGCAATTTTATCCGATTAATGATGAAGAGCGAGTACGATATGGATATGCGAATTCAATCAATGTATATGGGATGGATCAATTTATTGGTGAAAATAGCTATTGGAATAAAGGAATTGGAACAACACTTGTGAAAATGATGGTGGCCTATTTAACTGATGAAGTGAAAGCAGATAAAGTTGTCATGGATCCTCAAATTCAAAATAAACGAGCACTTGCTTGTTATGCGAAATGTGGGTTTCAAGAAGTGAAACACTTGCCTCTACACGAGCTACATGAAGGGGAAAGGCGCGATTGTTTGTTAATGGAATATGTTAAAGAAGACGAAAAAAAGTGAAGCAAAAAAAGCATGTGCTCCTGCACATGCTTTCTTCTATTAGATCAATTCTTTTGCGAGTAACCTGTAGCTATCTAATCGTGTTTCATAGGAATGTTGGTTGCTATTAATCATTACTTCATCAAACTGATATTCTTGTTGTTCTTGTTCGAGTTGCCGCGCGACTTCTGTTGCCGTACCGACAAGGTGGAGCTTGCGATTTTTCTCAATAATGGCTTGATCCATTTCACTAAGTGGAAAATCTTTCGCTTCCTCTGGTGTCATCGTTTGTCGAATTTGTCCTTTAACAAGGAAGAGGCGGGATAAATCAATTGGTCGCGCATAGAATTCCGCTTCTTCTTTTGTTTTTGCGACTGTGGCGGCATAAGTGACATTAATGACGGGTGTCTCCATAAAATAGGAAGGTTCAAAATACGTCCGATATGCATCAAAAATGTCTTTGGACATGTCACCATTAAAAAATTGAGCAAATGAATAGCCAACCCCGAGACGTCCTGCTTGACGCGCGCTATTCCCACTTGAACCAAGGAGCCATGCTTCTGGCAAAGCAATTTGGTGAGGAGAAGCCATCACTTGATTGTACAAGGGATCATTCGTTTTTTGATCGTTTATTAATTGTAAACTTGTAGCAAATTTATCATATAAGTCATTAGGCGTATATGGTCTTCCTTCAGCTAAGGCTTGAATCGAATGGTGGTCTCCACCAGGTGCACGCCCCACACCGTAATCTATACGACCAGGAGCAAGGGCGCTAAGTGTTTTAAACACTTCAGCAAGCTTTAATGGTGAGTAATGCATCATCATCACGCCGCCAGTGCCAATCCGAATTCGTTTTGTTTTTGCGGCCAGGTGTGCAGCGGTAATTTCAGGAGCGGAGCTGGCAAATGATGGTCCGCTATGGTGTTCGGCCATCCACATGCGTTGAAAGCCTAGTTCGTCACCGAGTAAAGCTAGTTTCTCTGCAAATTGCAAAGCTTCAGAAGATGTATGGCCTTTAGAAATAGGGGCTTGGTCAAGTATACTAAGTTTCATTAAGTGTTCAGTCCTTTCCTGTCTTTCATGTTAAGCAATATAACACAGTATTAGGTTAGATATACATTGATCTGCTTCACCAAGTGGCAATGGTAAATAGGGACTTTTTGTTGAGTTCAGTTGTCTGAAACTGCAGGATAGCCTAAAATAAATTGGAAAAAATTACATATGAACGATTTAACTTCCTAAAACGTATAACAATTGAAAGCGAGGTGAAGCCGTGGATAGAGAAGACGCTAAGTTAATTAAACAAGCACAAAAAGGTGATGAACAGGCCATTACCGCGTTACTTAGTAAACATTATCAATTCATCTATTTATATTTCTTGAAAGTAACGATGCACCCTGCGCTTGCAGAAGATCTTACACAAGAAACAATGACGAAAGCGATCATCAGCATCCGTTCTTATAAAGTAAAGAAAGCGGCGTTTTCAACATGGTTAATTCGAATTGGAACAAATTGTTGGCTTGATGGCAAACGAAAAGAAAAACGTGAAAAGGCGTTTCAGCATGAGCAGCAACTGCGGTGGTCGTTAAGACATGAAGAGGATACAGATTGGATTGAAGTAAAAGAAGCGCTAGCCAAGTTAAAGGATATTCAACGAATCCCTGTTTTACTAAAGCATTATTACGGCTATTCGTACGATGAAATGGCGTTAATTTGTGATGTGCCTGTTGGAACAGTGAAGTCTCGTGTAAATGCGGGCATGAATCAATTAAGGAAGGAGCTGAACCATGACTGATCAAACAGAAAAGAGACTGAAAGAAGGATTGGCAATAATGGACCGTAGTGAAATGGAGAAGCCGTCAGAAACGGAGTTGCTTCAACTTGTTCGGGAAACACGTCGGAAGCAACGGAAAGAATCTGTCGCCTTTATTTTTGTAGCACTATTGTTGGCAAGCATAGCGATTCTTGGTTTTGCGACCACTCCTTTTCTCTTGATTGTTGTTTACGGAATCCTAACAGTAGTAACAGCCATTGTTTTTTTAATGCTATTGCGGATAAAAAAGGGGGATCGTCAGAATGGAAGAGCTTAACTCCATTCCTTTATGGGTGTTAATGGTTTTAGCCGTCTTATTAATTGCTCAAAGCTTATTTTTATTTTTTCATAGCCGTAACAATGATCAATGGAAATGGTTCTGGGGGATATGGGGTTGTATGCAAGTTCCTACGCCAATCATTGCCTATTTTCTTTGGACGAAATGGCTTCAACCTAAATTGCGAAATTGGGAGGGACGTTAAATGGACTATATGGAAATAATTAAGTTACTCGCACCACTTATTTTAGTTCAGTTTATTTTAATTATCGTTGCGTTCATTGATTTGTTTAGAAGGCAACATACAAAAGGACCAAAGTGGGTTTGGGGACTTATTATTGTGGGTTTTAATTTATTTGGACCGATTGTTTATTTCCTATTTGGAAGAGGGTCATCGCAATGAAACTAGATGTAAAAGGTTTATCAAAAGACAAGCGGGTCAACAATCTTTCATTTACGCTCCAACCAGGAAGAATGACTGCGCTTATTGGCGAGAATGGAGCTGGTAAAACAACGCTTCTCCATATGTTAGCAGGACTATTGCGATCGAGTGCTGGACAAATCATTCCTTCTGAAACACAGACCGATTTTCGGAAATCAATTGGTTTTTTACCGCAATATCCAGCCTTTCATAACTGGATGACAGCAAATGAGTATTTGGTTTATGCAGGAAAGTTAAGTGGTGTTGAAAAGCGTGTTGTGAACAAAAAAGCAAAGCAATTACTTAATCGGGTTGGATTAGCTGATGCGTGTAACAAGCAGATAAGTACATTTTCTGGTGGGATGAAACAACGCCTTGGAATTGCACAAGCTTTAATTGGAGACCCGCAATTGCTATTGATGGATGAACCAGTTTCAGCACTTGATCCAAAAGGTAGAGCGGAAGTGATGGCTTTATTAAAAGAATTAAAAGGAAACTGCACAGTCATGTATTCAACTCACGTACTTCATGATGCGGAACAAATCTGTGATGATGTACTCATGCTTCATCAAGGAAAATTAATTAAGTCAACTTCGCTTTCTGATTTACTCTCCTTTACAAAAAGCAATAGTTTAACCGTTAAAGCTTCAGAGGACATAACTGATTTTGCTAATCGTCTAAAAGAAAAACAACCATCTTGGCTCCTAGAAATAAGGGGGCATGAGTTTACAGTGCAAGATAAAGATGACAACGATATTCGGCGTTTACTTTTAAAAGAATTAAGTCAAGCAGATGTACCTTTCAAGCAAATTGCAGTTGATAGCAAGACGCTAGAAACTGTATTTCAGGAGGTTGTTGCCGATGCAAATGTTCCCCGTGCTCTTAAAAAAAGAATGGCTTGAGGCATGCAGAAGTTATCGTATATTATGGATGCCAGCGTTTTTTATCTTACTTGGTGCGATGCAGCCTCTCACAATGTACTATTTGGAAGACTTGTTAATGGTGTTAGGGGGCTTACCGGAGGGGGCTCAGCTCGCTTTTCCGGAAATGTCTGCCGTAGACATTTATAGCGACACGATCGGTCAATTTTCACAGGTGGGTATACTTGCGGTGGTACTCGGCTATATGGGTATGTTTACGAACGAACGAAAAACAGGAGAAGCAATGCTCGTGCTTGCAAAACCAGTCTCTTACTTTGCTTATTGGTTTTCAAAGTGGACGATGGCTGCAATAGTAGTACTATTTAGTTATGTGATGGGTCTTGTTGCAGCCCTATTTTATATTCAATTGTTATATGGTAGAATCCCGTTTACTGCAATCATTTCATCAGCGCTAGCTTATGGATTATGGCTCCTTGTCATTGTATCGCTTACGCTAGGGATTGGTACGTTTTTAAACAACCAAGCACTAACAGCTATTAGTAGCGTCATGATTGCTTTTGTATTAACGGTTACACCCATATTGCTAGGTGAAGGAGCGAGGTTCACTCCAGGAGGTTTATTGCAACTGTTTGAGCATCTTGCTTCAGGAAATCTCATTGAAAGTTATGCCTCTGCCTATGTTAGTGTCGCCCTTATTTTTCTTTGTGTTATTGGTGGAGGGTTCTTTATCAAAAAGACAGATTGGACAACATAAGAAAATCCTGCGGCAATTGCTGCAGGATTATTCTTCATATAAAGGAATCGAGATAAAAACGGTTGTCCCAACATCAAGTTTACTATCATAGTGAATTTTTCCTAGGTGCGCTTCAACAATTTTGTGACTTATTGTTAGACCAAGCCCTGTACCTTTTTCTTTGCGCGAATAAAAGGGTTCACCTAGCTTCTCAATCCGATCGCTACTAATACCACATCCATTATCTTGGACAGTAATACATACGTAATCGTCTATTGGTTTTGAATCTACTTCTATAATTGTAGCGCCTGCTTCAGTTGCATTTTTAATGATATTAATAAATAGTTGTTTTAATTGGTTTGCATCGCCTCTTACGAAAAGATCTTCATCCGTATTTAGTCGGATTGATGAGCCGTGTAAATGGGCTTCAGAGTTAAGAAGACGAACAATGTCTTTTAAGACTGATCGAACGTTCGTTCGAGAAAAGGCGATCTCTTGTGGTCGAGACAAGACTAGGAGTTCGCTTGCGATCATATTGATTCGTTCCAATTCGTCAAGCATAATGCGATGCAATGGGTTTTCTTTTTCACTCTCTGTCTGAAATAGTTGCACAAACCCGTGTAGTGACGTAAGTGGGTTCCGGATTTCGTGCGCAATGCCAGCAGCGAGTTCACCAATAACCGCTAATTTTTCAGTAGTACGTAACTTTTCTTCGGTTTCAATCATCTTCGTAATATTATTTGCGTAGCCCGTAATACCAACGATTTCATCCTCAATTATGATTGGTACAGACGCACAATTGACTATTACTTTTTTACCCGTACGATGATTCACGTGAACTTCATTGCATTGGTGCGCTCGTCTTTCGTTTATTACACGTGAGAATTTCTTATGTAGTCTAAGATGATCTTCTTCACGAATAAATGAAATGAAAGGCTTACCAATCGCATCATTTCGTTTATAACCAGTGACGTATTCAAATTGATCATTTAGATCAACGATTGTTCCATTTAAATCAATCATATAAACAAGCTCGGGATTATGTTCAAACAATGCTTTGTAACGAAGCTCACTTTCAGCTAACTTTTTTTCAGCCTTAATTCGTTCAGTTATATCTCGACCAATGACGACGAGTCCTTTTCTCTCCCCATTTTCGCGGAATAGTGGTGTTTTAATGGTGTCAAATATTTTTTCTTCCCCATTAGGAAGCGTAAAGACTTCTTCAGCTCGTGTCATTTCTCCGTTTTGCCATGTTTCTTCATCGGTCTTTTCACAGTATAGAAGGGCATCTCGATAAAACTTGCTATACTCTGCCAGCTCGGAATCTTTTTTTCCTTCGTAAGCAACCCCCTCTAGTTGGTATAGCTTTAAGCCAAACTCATTTGCTTGAATCCAACGTCCTTCGCCATCTTTAAAGTTGACGAAATCAACCATGGAATTGATTAGAGTGCCGACTTTTTCTTTTTCCTCTCGTAGCGTCTGAATTTTTTCTGATTTTCTCATAAGAAAATAGATGAATATACCTGTTGCTGCAACAAAAATAATGCCTTTTACTTTTTGAAACAAGGTATAAAGTTCTGGTTCCCATGAAGACAGGCCAATGTCTGTTCCTACAATCCAGAATACGCTAATACCTACATAAAGGAGTAACACTTTCTTTTTAGATTTCATCTGAAGTTCCGCCTTTGTGATCAATCAATCAATTAGATGTGCCGTTTTTAGATTAACTGCTATACAACAGAATGACAACTATGAAATAAAAAGTCAGTCAATTTAGCTAACGGCATGAGCGTTTTCGTGGCGCCTCTGGTGCTCGATTTACTGTTTTTATAAAAGTGGGAATTTGGCTAAAAAGGTCAAATAAACAAGAATATAATCTGATGGAAAATAGGCATAAAGTTGGGCTGTTACAATCGAATAAAAAGAAAACGTACACAGTGTTAGCTTCACTTAAAATGGAGCGTGAAAAAGATATTTATAACCAGCTTTATCATCCATAAGGGTACTTATAATCGATCACATTTGTTTTCAGGTTGAAGAGACTATGTGTGATTTGTTTTTATACATCAGGTTTTACGCATTTATTTGAATAGAGGGTTGACTTATTATTAAGAGATGCAAGGCATAGCAGCTTCCCTTTTTTTTAACATCGATAACAGTTATGTTGTGAATCCTGCAGAACCCAATGCTGCAGTTGGTTATTCTGATACATTGTTGGATAATAAATTTACTAAAAGGGGGTTTACATTAGCAGAGCTGATTCATTTAGAATCAAGGTGCGGGAGTATTGACTTTACAAGCTACCAAGACATTGTGGTTGAGAAAAAAGCCGAATAGGCTATGTTATACTACTGAAAAAACACTTAAGATTAGAACAAATGCTGCTTTTAAGTGTGTGTGGAGATGGTGATTTTTGACAAAGTTAGAACCTGTAGAAGTAGCAAGGAGTTTTGTGGAGTTGAACTATCCGAACTGTGAGGCTGCTTTGCTTGCAGGGAGTACAATCAGAGGTGAAGCGACAACTACTTCTGATTTGGATATTGTAGTATTTGATCAAACGTATAAGACGTCTTTTAGAGAGTCGCTCATAATGAATAATTGGCCGATTGAAGTATTTTTGCATACACTTGAATCATTTCGTGATTTTTTTAGAGCGGATATTGAAAGAGGCCGTCCATCTTTACCAAGAATGGTCGCAGAAGGGGTTGTGTTAAAAGATACGGGAGTGATTGAATCAATTAAAGTAGAAGCAACTATTTTACTTAATGAGGGGCCAAAAGCATGGACAAAAGCTGAAATCGATCAAAAGCGTTACGTAATTACGGATCTAGCTGAAGACTTTATTGGGAGTGAGGACAGAGCGGAAGCGATCTTTATTGTGGGTGAGTTGGCTATGCATGTAAGCGAATTCATCTTGCGAACAAACAAAGAATGGATTGGTCATTCGAAATGGTCTATACGTGCTTTGCGAGCACATAATCACCAGCTTGCAGAATTATTTATTGAAGCATTTGATTCCTATTATCGGACAAGTTCAAAAGAAAAAGTTGACCGATTAGTAACTCAAATTCTTAAACCTTACGGGGGAAAGTTGTTTCATGGATACCGCCTTGGGAGGAAGGAACCGAAATAATCTACATTTTAAGATAACTTTTAAAAACATGTTGACACATCGGAATTATGGGAATAATATATAAACAAATCCGACAGGTAAAGAAAGTGTAGTTCTTGTCGGAGAATCTTAACTCATTAATGCCGACTAAATACATAAGAATACAAGATAAAAGGAGGGGATTAGTAAGATGAAAAAAATGGCTTATCCACTAGTTGCATTGATTTTTCTTACAGCATGTAATTCAGAAGTCGCTGGAGGCAACGAAGGGGATGTGGAACTATTAAATGTCTCTTATGACCCAACTAGAGAGCTTTATGCAGAGGTTGATAAAGCATTTGTGGAGTATTGGCAAGGGGAAACAGGCCAATCAGTAACGATTAATGCCTCTCATGGAGGCTC
This window encodes:
- a CDS encoding LLM class flavin-dependent oxidoreductase, with the translated sequence MKLSILDQAPISKGHTSSEALQFAEKLALLGDELGFQRMWMAEHHSGPSFASSAPEITAAHLAAKTKRIRIGTGGVMMMHYSPLKLAEVFKTLSALAPGRIDYGVGRAPGGDHHSIQALAEGRPYTPNDLYDKFATSLQLINDQKTNDPLYNQVMASPHQIALPEAWLLGSSGNSARQAGRLGVGYSFAQFFNGDMSKDIFDAYRTYFEPSYFMETPVINVTYAATVAKTKEEAEFYARPIDLSRLFLVKGQIRQTMTPEEAKDFPLSEMDQAIIEKNRKLHLVGTATEVARQLEQEQQEYQFDEVMINSNQHSYETRLDSYRLLAKELI
- a CDS encoding DUF5345 family protein, whose amino-acid sequence is MTDQTEKRLKEGLAIMDRSEMEKPSETELLQLVRETRRKQRKESVAFIFVALLLASIAILGFATTPFLLIVVYGILTVVTAIVFLMLLRIKKGDRQNGRA
- a CDS encoding amidohydrolase; translated protein: MANWIDEWIKKKESKIQTWRRHLHQRAEVGFCEYETTHYIVEQLNGLGFTLYTGENVMDKEARFGVPSEQTLATHEERALTNGVPKEFLEEIKGGFTGVIAVLDTGRQGKHAAMRFDIDALPIEEAEEETHLPAKLGFRSTHAGMMHACGHDGHTAIGIAIAHFISEHCNQLNGRFTLIFQPAEEGSRGANAIVQKGWLDNVDVFWSGHLGIKPLPVGTLVSGATDILATTKIDVELSGQTAHAGMSPHEGKNTLVAASSLVLGLHAIAPHGDGTTRINVGYMESGSGRNIIPGHAFLQLETRGSSTRENQYMKQEAFRRIEGAAQMHGVSAQIDIVGEGLAANTDHMWLTAIPEAVKESDYVSAVQDNLSLGGSEDVTYMMQHVQKAGGKAAYMIYGTPLAAGHHHRLFDFDEAALPVAVSALAHLVDTL
- a CDS encoding AbgT family transporter, encoding MSEVKSNKKLGARVLDSVEYIGNKLPHPFMLFLYLAIAVTLISAIVDFIGVSFTHPGTGEETAVQSLLSTEGLMYMLESMISNFIGFTPLGLVLTMMLGIGLAQQVGLVETFIKSTILKAPAKLVTLAVVGTGIIGNIASDAAFVLVPPLGAMVFYALGRHPIAGMAAGFAGVGAGFTANFIIAGTDVLLSGISTEVVRTIDPEMSVLVTDNWFFMSASVVMLLLICTFVTERIIEPRLGKYNPKYGAKEFVSQEMETVGPKESKALIISIIVGLVYIGIVCLFIVPGNGILRGENGEVIPSPFLNNIVPLLLFLFLSVSIAYGVAVGVIKSTRDIPEMMAEAIKSMAGYIVLIFAAAQFIAYFDWSNIGVWIAVSGAEFLESVNMTGVGVLVGFILLTTLLNLFIFSGSAQWALMAPIFIPMFMLLDYHPALVQLAYRIGDSSTGVITPMNPYVPMVLAFMKKYDSRAGFGTLFSVMLPYTLIILAFWIILFIVWTGFELPIGPGVTDYKG
- a CDS encoding M20 metallopeptidase family protein — translated: MFEQEANKVQARMVEWRRHLHKNPELSHEEEHTRTFICATLEKLGILYETMETSYGVIGVISGEKPGKTVALRADIDALPIKEVNNVSYRSQKERVMHACGHDAHTAMLLGTGAALQERKEEIEGTILLLFQPAEEDAPIGGAQAMMEDQTFLKWKPDVIFGQHVWPDLPVGQIGVRPGAMMGNSDRITITVKGSGGHASMPHQTVDAVVVANQIISGLQTIVSRNIDPLNSAVITIGKITGGDRYNIVASEVTLEGTVRTLSPEVRSQVETNIKRLVMQVADGMGASADINYQRGYAATINTQSWASVVKEQAEILFGPNATPSVSPSLAGEDFGRFLLHYPGAYFWLGTAIAERDVQRPLHDPAFDIDEKAMEYGMNLMATIAVESLQKLNKGAKVNG
- the sigY gene encoding RNA polymerase sigma factor SigY — translated: MDREDAKLIKQAQKGDEQAITALLSKHYQFIYLYFLKVTMHPALAEDLTQETMTKAIISIRSYKVKKAAFSTWLIRIGTNCWLDGKRKEKREKAFQHEQQLRWSLRHEEDTDWIEVKEALAKLKDIQRIPVLLKHYYGYSYDEMALICDVPVGTVKSRVNAGMNQLRKELNHD
- a CDS encoding GNAT family N-acetyltransferase; protein product: MLISQQKIEIRVLRKRDKHILARWLTDPTILKYYDGRDNPSSLERVRTRFYKKEDRVTRCIVEYEHVPIGYMQFYPINDEERVRYGYANSINVYGMDQFIGENSYWNKGIGTTLVKMMVAYLTDEVKADKVVMDPQIQNKRALACYAKCGFQEVKHLPLHELHEGERRDCLLMEYVKEDEKK